The following are encoded in a window of Callithrix jacchus isolate 240 chromosome 9, calJac240_pri, whole genome shotgun sequence genomic DNA:
- the LOC100894404 gene encoding uncharacterized protein LOC100894404 isoform X2, translating into MVVGRLSSKQSSAKPPFCLPNPGKFAEVEGAELAMSVTYKKVLGWRRGDGRAPPAWTIFPSVDCRGRPSLTLTILPLRNSW; encoded by the exons ATGGTGGTTGGGCGGCTG AGCAGTAAACAGTCCTCTGCGAAGCCGCCTTTTTGCCTACCCAACCCTGGAAAGTTTGCAGAAGTGGAAGGAGCAGAACTTGCCATGAGTGTAACTTACAAAAAG GTTCTGGGCTGGAGAAGGGGCGACGGCCGGGCACCCCCCGCGTGGACAATCTTTCCTTCTGTCGACTGCAGGGGCAGGCCTAGTTTGACTCTGACAATCCTCCCACTAAG
- the LOC100894404 gene encoding uncharacterized protein LOC100894404 isoform X1 encodes MVPVRPPGVALARSLGLARARGSRQGLARPRPPPPPARPPARARAGAGGSGRPAASRGLSLPEPRLHPRRAPASLRRQPVHGVPRGSRGRGGRTGGREGGAPPPRLPGPELLPLPPPLLLLLLPGRRLAAEARLPVAAHPTIHR; translated from the coding sequence ATGGTGCCCGTCCGGCCACCCGGCGTGGCGCTCGCCCGCTCGCTCGGCCTGGCTCGGGCGCGGGGCTCGCGGCAGGGCCTGGCGCggccgcggccgccgccgccgcccgcccgcccgcccgctcGGGCCAGAGCCGGGGCCGGGGGCTCGGGCCGCCCGGCTGCCAGCCGCGGCCTCTCCCTCCCCGAGCCGCGCTTACATCCCCGCCGGGCGCCGGCCTCCCTGCGCCGCCAGCCAGTACATGGTGTCCCCCGCGGGAGCCGAGGCCGGGGCGGCCGGACCGGGGGCCGAGAGGGGGGGGCGCCGCCGCCGCGGCTGCCGGGCCCGGAGCtgctgccgctgccgccgccgctgctgctgctgctgctgcccggGAGGCGGCTGGCGGCGGAGGCTCGGCTCCCAGTAGCCGCACATCCCACAATACACCGCTAA